Proteins encoded together in one Vulcanisaeta thermophila window:
- a CDS encoding cytochrome ubiquinol oxidase subunit I, producing the protein MSDQPILGAPTDIRVVTAVGVLAHVALASAFLGTILMAAVAEYLYMRSHNQFWLNTARIFSVIAAIFFGVGAAFGTLVEFGLVTLWSNFISVIGEAIVLPFYLELFAFLTEVIILPLYVFTWGKMKNQALHWVIGIAAAFGGYWSAYNILAVMASLSMAPPGLEVVNLYQATGQNVVGLTDYVVKWASPADAWNMFWWGANVFIFHGILAAVIFSWSVIGGIYLYLYVRDRKPERFAMLRVIVPTVAVLTAIQGFVLGHVQGELVLSEDPLKLAALEGMFWSGLRVDPLTSFLAYGTLNHAFWGYYSWPAYMRPPDFVFVFYWVFMVIFGILLGIWSGALSLWYLFPGYFSRFGWARSLASFFERSGWVLIPFFAAFASIGGAVSAESGRYPFILVSSQPNPNGGPPIITGVPVGLGGLMNPTIYFPVWLAALVIIVEIAMPALAVYMSYLYLTRKPKVVVAEQY; encoded by the coding sequence ATGTCTGACCAACCCATACTCGGAGCACCAACGGACATAAGGGTAGTAACTGCGGTGGGCGTTTTGGCTCATGTGGCACTAGCCTCCGCATTCCTAGGAACCATATTAATGGCTGCGGTTGCTGAGTACTTATACATGAGGAGCCACAACCAATTCTGGCTTAACACCGCAAGGATATTCTCCGTAATAGCCGCCATATTCTTCGGCGTGGGCGCGGCCTTCGGCACGTTGGTGGAGTTCGGCCTTGTGACCCTATGGAGCAATTTCATCTCAGTGATTGGCGAGGCCATTGTGCTACCCTTCTACCTCGAGCTCTTCGCATTCCTAACGGAGGTGATAATACTACCGCTTTACGTATTTACATGGGGCAAAATGAAGAACCAGGCCCTACACTGGGTAATAGGCATAGCAGCAGCCTTCGGCGGCTACTGGAGCGCCTACAACATACTGGCCGTAATGGCATCACTGAGCATGGCACCACCAGGTCTTGAGGTGGTCAACTTATACCAGGCCACGGGCCAGAACGTGGTTGGGCTTACGGACTACGTGGTCAAGTGGGCAAGCCCCGCTGATGCTTGGAACATGTTCTGGTGGGGTGCCAATGTGTTCATCTTCCACGGTATACTGGCTGCCGTAATATTCTCGTGGTCAGTAATAGGCGGTATATACCTATACCTCTACGTACGTGATAGGAAGCCCGAGAGATTCGCGATGCTTAGGGTCATAGTACCCACCGTGGCAGTACTAACGGCAATACAGGGCTTCGTACTGGGTCACGTCCAGGGCGAGCTGGTCCTTAGTGAGGACCCACTTAAGCTCGCGGCTCTGGAGGGCATGTTCTGGAGTGGGTTGAGGGTTGATCCGCTAACGAGCTTCCTGGCCTATGGAACCCTTAACCACGCCTTCTGGGGTTACTACAGTTGGCCCGCGTATATGAGGCCGCCGGACTTCGTATTCGTCTTCTACTGGGTGTTCATGGTGATATTCGGGATACTCCTCGGCATTTGGAGTGGTGCCCTGTCCCTATGGTACCTATTCCCAGGGTACTTCAGCCGCTTTGGATGGGCGAGGTCTCTGGCCAGTTTCTTCGAGAGGAGTGGCTGGGTTTTGATACCATTCTTCGCAGCCTTCGCCTCAATTGGTGGTGCGGTGAGCGCTGAGAGTGGTAGGTACCCATTCATACTGGTTAGTTCCCAGCCCAATCCAAATGGTGGACCGCCAATAATAACGGGGGTCCCAGTGGGCCTTGGCGGGTTAATGAACCCGACGATATACTTCCCAGTTTGGTTAGCTGCCTTGGTGATTATTGTGGAGATTGCAATGCCCGCGCTCGCCGTTTACATGTCATACCTATACCTAACCAGGAAGCCCAAAGTAGTTGTGGCTGAGCAGTACTGA
- the malA gene encoding alpha-glucosidase MalA, with protein sequence MKVRIEEGKQGLRILINEPRPVVKFSFKPEGVLFDGEVDGFSREVMGHRVGVKEDGAGLLFIKDLGLREHVLGLGEKAFELDRRRVRVRMWNTDSYAYTWYHDPLYVSIPFFISVRGGEAVGFFINSPAELTFDIGIRHYHEVMVSIPHRDVEIYVIRGPTIERVLENYTDITGKPLDPPDWALDLQFSRCCGYEPQDVILRIIDEMEGFGVKPGVVYLDLQHMDSNKIFTWDREKFPRPRELIDELHRRGVKLVTIVDPYVKLDQNYEVFLSGLGNYCETPNGELYVGRGWPGAVVFPDFYNVRARDWWAGLIERWVRDYGVDGIWIDMNEPTDLGRADKCFDGGVVHRLDDGGSVRHELVRNAYPYFEAMATYEGLRRAGVDKPFILSRSGYAGIQSYAFLWTGDNVPSQEDILLQLQLIESLGLSGVPFVGCDIGGFAGRPSLGEYRIYHDQGELLVRYFRAALFFPLLRVHTSDNPDREFYMLRSDYANAIKRAVELRRNLMPYLLALAREAHETGHPIVRPLVYEFQDDEDAYHIIDEYLVGKHLLYAPQIYGEARRVYLPRGKWSDWWTCEEYEGPTWIETKSEFPLFIRYGSVIPTTTEVRVYGPGSIRLRDGTTITSDGHGITPRIYNRVIIYGENKCVSST encoded by the coding sequence ATGAAGGTAAGGATTGAGGAGGGTAAGCAGGGACTTAGAATACTCATAAATGAGCCGAGGCCTGTGGTGAAGTTTAGTTTCAAGCCCGAAGGAGTATTGTTTGATGGTGAGGTTGATGGGTTTAGTAGGGAGGTTATGGGTCATAGGGTTGGTGTTAAGGAGGATGGTGCCGGCTTACTGTTCATTAAGGATCTGGGGCTTAGGGAGCATGTGCTGGGCCTTGGTGAGAAGGCCTTTGAGCTTGATAGGAGGAGGGTCAGGGTCAGGATGTGGAATACCGACTCCTACGCCTATACCTGGTATCACGACCCACTCTACGTCTCCATACCCTTCTTCATAAGCGTTAGGGGTGGTGAGGCCGTGGGCTTCTTCATAAACTCACCGGCGGAGCTCACATTCGATATTGGGATTAGGCACTACCATGAGGTTATGGTATCCATACCACACAGGGACGTTGAAATCTACGTAATCAGGGGGCCAACTATTGAGAGGGTCCTTGAGAATTACACAGACATAACCGGGAAGCCCCTAGACCCACCTGACTGGGCCCTTGACCTTCAATTCTCCAGGTGCTGCGGTTATGAGCCCCAGGACGTCATCTTAAGGATTATCGATGAGATGGAGGGCTTCGGTGTTAAGCCAGGCGTTGTTTATCTCGACCTTCAGCACATGGACTCCAACAAGATCTTCACGTGGGATCGGGAGAAGTTCCCAAGGCCCAGGGAGTTAATTGATGAATTGCACAGGAGGGGTGTTAAGTTAGTAACCATTGTGGATCCTTACGTAAAGCTTGACCAGAATTATGAAGTATTCCTAAGCGGGTTGGGCAATTATTGCGAGACGCCCAATGGGGAGTTGTACGTTGGTCGTGGGTGGCCTGGCGCCGTTGTCTTCCCAGACTTCTACAACGTGCGTGCCAGGGATTGGTGGGCTGGCTTAATTGAGCGTTGGGTCAGGGATTACGGGGTTGACGGCATTTGGATTGACATGAATGAGCCCACAGACTTGGGAAGGGCGGATAAGTGCTTCGATGGGGGTGTTGTGCATAGGCTTGATGATGGTGGGTCCGTGAGGCATGAGCTTGTTAGGAATGCCTACCCATACTTCGAGGCCATGGCTACTTACGAGGGCTTGAGGAGGGCTGGTGTTGACAAACCCTTCATCCTCTCGAGGTCTGGTTACGCGGGTATTCAAAGCTATGCCTTTCTATGGACTGGGGATAACGTGCCATCCCAGGAGGATATACTACTGCAACTACAGTTAATAGAGTCCCTGGGACTCTCCGGGGTACCCTTCGTTGGGTGTGACATCGGTGGCTTTGCCGGTAGGCCAAGCCTTGGTGAGTACAGGATTTACCACGATCAGGGTGAGCTTTTGGTTAGGTACTTCAGGGCAGCCCTATTCTTCCCACTGCTCAGGGTGCACACTAGCGACAACCCTGACAGGGAATTCTATATGCTTAGGAGTGACTACGCCAACGCCATTAAGAGGGCTGTGGAGTTGAGGAGGAACCTAATGCCATACCTACTGGCCCTGGCCAGGGAGGCCCACGAAACAGGGCACCCCATAGTTAGGCCCCTGGTCTATGAGTTCCAGGACGATGAGGACGCGTACCACATAATTGATGAGTATCTCGTGGGCAAGCACCTACTCTATGCACCGCAGATCTACGGGGAGGCCAGGAGGGTATACCTACCAAGGGGTAAGTGGAGCGATTGGTGGACTTGCGAGGAGTACGAGGGACCCACGTGGATAGAGACCAAGTCCGAGTTTCCACTATTCATAAGGTACGGCTCTGTGATACCCACAACCACCGAGGTCAGGGTATACGGGCCTGGGTCCATAAGGCTGAGGGATGGAACCACAATAACCTCCGACGGGCACGGCATAACACCAAGGATCTATAACAGGGTTATAATTTACGGAGAGAATAAATGCGTTAGTTCCACCTAG
- a CDS encoding APC family permease, with protein MGQVRLRRALTVLDYFMLSLTGMVGSGWLFAALGAAGYMGPAAILSWVIAGILFIFMVFSFAELGGLFPFSGALARYNHYSHGVLSNYILAWAYALGAITTVSVEAIAIVEYASYYAPALWNSKLGVLTPLGVAAAAALIMAFLLIQVIGVNIYGWFNRFITAWKLIVPLTTVILLMALYFHPDYVVGHLPGGFAPYGYAAVFSGMITSGIVWAYQGFRQGLEYAGEGKNPQRDVPLGVITAILVTVLLYILLQIAFIGAVNWQAAGVKPGDWQALASSDWQAHPFVSEAVATGIPLLIAFSYILLSDAVISPAGTLAVYVGTAGRNLYGMGRMNYIPSLFSRIHTRFQTPWIALLIGSIIALAFLVPHPEWYTVMSYSTVATLYGYLMAGITNHALRRLAPDLRRPFNPPAWQLFYPLSFLVAVLLIYWSGWSYVNALIITVLIGLPLLILGPYRDAMKMTRRSSVAFAIIYWVLLTLIVLTWYLGWLSGLGPILSFIAYWISLSLLQVGVMVYLWFKSGGHPDVKAASWIPPFNILIGAISYIGSLGPLSTPLIPYPWDYLVITLITLAIYYYAVRVAYETPDLREIKLRGLPIE; from the coding sequence ATGGGCCAGGTTAGACTGCGTAGGGCATTAACGGTGTTGGATTACTTCATGCTCTCGCTCACAGGCATGGTGGGTTCTGGCTGGCTCTTTGCGGCATTGGGTGCGGCGGGTTATATGGGCCCCGCCGCAATTCTATCATGGGTAATCGCCGGCATCTTGTTCATATTCATGGTATTCTCATTCGCAGAGCTGGGTGGGCTTTTTCCATTTAGTGGGGCCCTGGCACGTTATAATCACTATAGCCACGGCGTACTGAGCAATTATATCCTGGCATGGGCATACGCACTAGGTGCGATAACCACGGTGTCCGTGGAGGCAATAGCCATTGTTGAGTACGCAAGTTACTACGCACCCGCGCTCTGGAATTCAAAACTTGGTGTCTTAACGCCACTGGGCGTTGCTGCGGCCGCTGCGTTAATAATGGCCTTCCTTCTGATTCAAGTCATTGGCGTTAATATTTATGGCTGGTTCAATCGTTTCATAACCGCTTGGAAATTAATAGTGCCCCTCACTACGGTAATACTACTAATGGCCCTTTACTTCCACCCAGACTACGTCGTTGGTCACCTACCCGGTGGCTTTGCCCCTTACGGCTACGCCGCGGTCTTCTCTGGAATGATAACCTCGGGGATTGTATGGGCATACCAGGGCTTTAGGCAAGGCCTTGAGTATGCGGGTGAGGGAAAGAACCCCCAGAGGGATGTCCCCCTTGGTGTTATAACGGCGATACTAGTTACAGTGTTGCTTTACATACTCCTTCAGATTGCATTCATAGGGGCCGTTAATTGGCAGGCGGCTGGCGTTAAGCCAGGTGATTGGCAGGCATTAGCAAGTAGTGATTGGCAGGCCCACCCATTTGTTAGTGAGGCTGTTGCCACTGGAATACCGCTGTTGATTGCCTTCTCATACATACTCCTCAGCGATGCCGTCATATCACCAGCGGGCACATTGGCTGTTTACGTGGGTACCGCGGGGAGGAACCTCTACGGTATGGGTAGGATGAATTACATACCCAGCCTCTTCTCGAGAATACACACCAGATTCCAGACACCCTGGATAGCCCTATTAATTGGTTCAATAATAGCACTGGCATTCCTAGTTCCACACCCTGAGTGGTACACCGTAATGTCGTACTCCACCGTGGCCACGCTGTATGGGTACCTAATGGCAGGAATAACAAACCATGCATTAAGGCGCCTAGCACCTGACTTAAGGAGGCCGTTTAACCCACCCGCCTGGCAGTTATTTTACCCACTAAGCTTCCTAGTTGCAGTGCTACTGATCTATTGGTCCGGTTGGTCCTATGTCAACGCGCTAATCATAACCGTCCTCATAGGCCTACCACTACTGATACTGGGCCCGTATAGAGATGCCATGAAGATGACGCGCAGATCCTCAGTGGCGTTTGCAATCATTTACTGGGTACTCCTAACGCTGATAGTCCTCACCTGGTACCTGGGCTGGCTCTCGGGTTTGGGTCCCATTCTATCATTCATAGCCTACTGGATATCCTTATCATTGCTCCAGGTGGGGGTCATGGTTTATCTATGGTTTAAATCAGGTGGGCATCCAGATGTTAAGGCGGCTTCATGGATACCACCATTCAACATATTGATTGGCGCAATCTCATACATAGGCTCCCTAGGGCCCCTCAGCACCCCATTGATACCATACCCATGGGACTACCTAGTCATCACATTAATTACATTGGCGATTTACTACTACGCTGTCCGTGTGGCCTACGAAACCCCTGACCTCAGGGAAATTAAGTTAAGGGGTCTCCCCATTGAGTGA
- a CDS encoding cytochrome ubiquinol oxidase subunit I — MVSATFVTVGLIAWAFSVHLPLVYTVLGLGWLLPTLELIGYKRNKQVYVDLARNLSSYLIAVYAIGGLFGTIITVFLAGLLPIFTNIAGALLWPVWGVAIVFGVAIALPFIGFYYRGFGRIDPMKHVAVGYSMAIALTVIPAMFRLVFAFINYPAGVEVFKNPTSIVGFTLGINWGQVFLNPTYAPLFLATLFGAIAITGILVSSIFGWRYSRDPSEYRLVGYRVGNWVGLVFGVLYSIFAGLYLYEVYQYSPTVAWSIFGKPPAYLPSSLYPVYQPTLILSGVLYMDVALGLILLILLALSFKFVGNKAISALKLVLVLALMVSAEVMNGLAHLPYAIVPPLAAVPVLVKAYGLQFTLQVADTLKVSTLLTPQLNALLQLVSEEPGLLYGSLVVFAFFNALLLYVIYAALSWRWAPITKASAQSS; from the coding sequence ATGGTCTCCGCAACATTCGTAACTGTTGGATTAATAGCATGGGCATTCTCAGTACACCTACCGCTGGTTTACACGGTACTCGGCCTTGGCTGGTTACTCCCAACCCTGGAGTTAATTGGTTATAAGCGTAATAAGCAGGTCTACGTGGACCTGGCCAGGAACCTATCCAGCTACTTAATAGCTGTTTACGCCATAGGTGGGCTCTTTGGCACGATAATAACGGTGTTCCTGGCAGGGTTACTGCCCATATTCACCAACATAGCCGGGGCCTTGCTATGGCCCGTTTGGGGCGTGGCCATAGTCTTCGGCGTGGCCATTGCCCTACCATTCATTGGATTCTACTACAGGGGCTTTGGTAGGATTGACCCCATGAAGCACGTGGCCGTGGGCTACAGCATGGCCATAGCGCTTACCGTGATACCCGCCATGTTTAGGTTGGTTTTCGCATTCATAAACTACCCAGCTGGTGTCGAGGTGTTTAAGAACCCAACCTCAATTGTGGGGTTCACACTGGGCATTAACTGGGGCCAGGTCTTCCTAAACCCAACCTACGCACCCCTATTCCTAGCCACCTTGTTCGGCGCCATTGCCATAACGGGCATATTAGTATCATCCATATTCGGCTGGAGGTACTCCAGGGACCCCAGTGAGTATAGGCTGGTGGGTTACAGGGTTGGTAATTGGGTGGGGCTTGTATTCGGTGTTCTCTACTCCATATTCGCTGGGTTGTACCTATACGAGGTTTATCAATACTCACCCACGGTTGCCTGGTCAATATTTGGCAAACCACCTGCATACCTACCCTCAAGCCTATACCCAGTCTACCAACCAACGCTAATACTCAGTGGTGTGTTGTACATGGACGTGGCCCTCGGACTAATACTACTAATACTACTGGCCCTGTCCTTTAAGTTCGTGGGTAACAAGGCCATATCCGCACTGAAGCTGGTGCTCGTTCTAGCCCTTATGGTCAGTGCCGAGGTAATGAATGGATTGGCCCACCTACCCTACGCCATAGTGCCACCGCTGGCTGCCGTGCCAGTCCTCGTCAAGGCCTATGGGCTCCAGTTCACGCTCCAGGTGGCCGATACCCTTAAGGTGTCCACATTACTCACTCCCCAATTAAATGCCCTGCTTCAGTTGGTTTCTGAGGAGCCTGGGCTGCTATATGGTAGTCTAGTGGTTTTCGCATTCTTCAACGCACTTCTCCTTTACGTAATATACGCCGCACTCTCCTGGAGGTGGGCCCCAATCACCAAGGCCTCGGCCCAGTCCTCATAA
- a CDS encoding FAD-dependent oxidoreductase produces MDVVIIGGGAAGMSAASRIRRLRQDARVVVLEETNMVSHAPCGIPYYVEGLFDNHELLMHYTPDYFRSVRRIDVRTRVRAVEVGDGFVKTSKGETLNWDYLVLATGAIPNIPNIPIEGGRVFTVHHPQGAMELRALLEGVGTVGIVGTGYVALEMAEALRFRGKRVIMIGRSGRVLRKYLDEDMGRLVLEELIKHGVDARLGEKLIEIDRDGNGQVIVTDGGRYVVDAVILATGIKPRTEIARGLGLRIGETGAVWVNEYMQTSNPHVYAAGDVAETRNLVTGKPHWHPFGTTANKMGYVAGSNIAGFRIAFPGVVGTSMTRFMNTYIASTGLTTEEALRNGFRARSAVIRARVRARYYPGGGYVTVKLIVNDEDLRLIGAQVIGDDGSYVLGSINTLAALMARKSTVYDLFNTDLAYLPAVTQVWDPLIIAARQFLRA; encoded by the coding sequence ATGGACGTGGTAATCATAGGGGGTGGGGCGGCGGGCATGAGTGCTGCGTCCAGGATTAGGAGGCTAAGGCAGGATGCCAGGGTCGTAGTCCTCGAGGAGACAAATATGGTTTCACACGCACCCTGTGGGATACCATACTACGTGGAGGGCTTATTCGACAACCACGAATTGCTCATGCACTACACACCGGATTACTTCAGAAGTGTTAGAAGGATTGACGTAAGGACTAGGGTGAGGGCTGTGGAGGTTGGTGATGGATTCGTAAAGACAAGCAAGGGCGAAACCCTCAATTGGGATTACCTGGTACTGGCCACGGGGGCTATCCCCAACATACCCAACATACCCATTGAGGGCGGTAGGGTATTCACAGTACACCACCCACAGGGCGCCATGGAGCTTAGGGCGTTACTTGAGGGTGTGGGTACAGTGGGCATTGTGGGCACTGGCTACGTGGCCCTGGAGATGGCTGAGGCCCTTAGGTTTAGGGGTAAGAGGGTGATTATGATTGGTAGGTCTGGTAGGGTTCTTCGTAAGTACCTGGATGAGGACATGGGTAGGCTTGTCCTGGAGGAATTGATTAAGCACGGCGTTGATGCTAGGCTGGGCGAGAAATTAATTGAGATTGATCGTGATGGTAACGGACAGGTCATAGTGACTGACGGTGGTAGGTACGTGGTGGATGCCGTGATCCTAGCCACCGGGATTAAGCCAAGGACTGAGATTGCCAGGGGGCTTGGGCTTAGGATTGGAGAGACGGGCGCAGTGTGGGTTAATGAGTACATGCAAACCAGCAACCCCCACGTCTACGCCGCGGGTGATGTGGCTGAGACCAGGAACCTAGTAACCGGAAAACCCCACTGGCACCCCTTCGGGACCACGGCCAATAAGATGGGCTACGTGGCCGGGAGTAACATAGCGGGCTTTAGAATAGCGTTCCCAGGTGTTGTGGGGACATCAATGACTAGGTTCATGAACACCTACATAGCATCCACAGGGCTCACCACGGAGGAGGCATTGAGGAACGGGTTCAGGGCTAGATCCGCCGTGATTAGGGCCAGGGTTAGGGCCAGGTACTACCCAGGTGGTGGTTATGTAACGGTGAAATTAATAGTTAACGATGAAGATCTGAGGTTAATCGGGGCCCAGGTAATCGGTGATGATGGATCCTACGTACTGGGCAGCATAAACACACTGGCGGCTCTAATGGCTAGGAAGTCCACGGTGTACGACCTATTCAACACAGACCTCGCGTACTTACCAGCAGTGACCCAGGTATGGGATCCCCTGATAATCGCAGCGAGGCAATTCCTTAGGGCTTAA